The window GCGCGATAGCTCTCTTGCCCGCGCAGCGCTTCATCCTTCTTCTCGAGGAAGTCGCTGTAGGTGCCGCGCGTATCGAGGACGCCGGTGGCATAGCAGCGGTTCAACTCGATGATGCGATTGGCGACGTTCTCGAGAAAGTAGCGATCGTGGCTAACAACCAAATACGCGAGAGCTTCCGCACGCAGCAGCTTCTCCAGCCACAAGATGCCGTCGACGTCGAGATGGTTGGTGGGCTCGTCCATCAGTAACAGGTCGGGCGCGCGCACCAGCGCGCAAGCGACCGCCAAGCGCTTCGTCCACCCACCCGACAGCGTCGCTGCGCGTTGTCGCGGGTCGGGAAAGCCAACCTTGGCGAGCGCGATGCTCACCCGCGTGTGGCGCTCGTCCGCATCGACGAGGTCGTCGGGAAGCGCGGCGGTGACGATGTCTTCAATGCCCTGATCCGGCGGGAAGGTCGCGTCCTGCGGCACGTATCCCAAGCGCAGGAGCTTGCGCACCGCGCGCGTGCCGCTGTCCGGGGTCTCGATCCCGGCGAGGATCTTCAGCAGCGTCGACTTGCCGCTGCCGTTGGGGCCGACCAGGCCGACACGATCGCCCTCAAACAACCCGAAGGAGAGCTGTTCGAACAGCGGGGCGGTGCCGTAGGCTTTACTGATGGCTTGGCAACTGAGCAAGAGAGACATCGGGACGCGCCTTGTACCTCAGCGGACGCGGAAGCTGAAGCATGGTGCGCAGCGGGCATCGCAAGTGTCCCGCTATTCAAGGGTACCGGCGCACCTCACGCCGCGCGGTCGACGCTCCCACTCTCCACACGCCGCAGACGGACGGGGACGCCGTTGAGGATCGACTGGCCGACGACGCTTTCGACGCGCTGGTCGTCGGTGAAGTCGTTCGCCGACACTCCCGCATGCGCGCCTGCAACCGATTGCCACGCCGCACTCGCCGCATGACCCCAGCCGTGCGGCAGGCTGACGACGCCGGGCATGACTTCGTCGGTGACCCGCACCGGAACGATGCCGCTGTACACCCGGCTCTCCACCATCGCCGGCTCGCTGTCGCGTAGTCCCGCGCGCGCGGCATCGTCCGGATGGACGTACAACACACAGCGATCGCGACCCGCGACCAGGGACGGCACGTTGTGCATCCATGAATTGTTGGTGCGCAGTTCGCGCCGTCCAATGAGGAGCACTTCGTCACTCGGATGCGGCTGCTCCAGTTCGCCTTCGAGCCGCGCCAACGCGTCCATCAGTGGCGCGGCGACCAGGTGAATCTTTCCGTCTTTGGTCTGCAACCGATGGCGAAACCCAGGCTGCGCCGCGCCAAGATCGACGCCGTAGGGTGACGCCTTCACGTGCGCCAGATTGATCCCGCGCTTCCACGGCAAGAAGCGATCGCCGTGCGGGCCGATGCGGAACAACAAGTCGAGCGTACGCTCGGGGTCGTAGCGCCACCCCAGTTTGCTCGCGAGGCGCAGAGGCCCGTCGATCCATTTCATCCCGGTCGGACCGCCGCCAAGCTCTTCGGTCAGTCGCAACAGGATCTCCCAGTCGGCCAGTTCGCCGGCTTCCTTCTGCACGACCGGCGGACACCAGCGAGCGGCATTGCGCAGCGACACACTCGGCGACAGCGGTTCCGAATGGTCTTCGGCCAACGACCAGCACGGTGGCAGGATGAGATCGGCGTGCCGCGTCGTCTCGTTGATGTACAAGTCGACCGACACCATGAACTCGATCTGCTCCAGCGCGCGATCGAGGCGCCGGCCGTTCGGCGTCGACAACACCGGGTTGCCGGCGACGGTCACCATCGCACGGACCTGGCCCGCTCCCGGGGTTTCGATTTCCTCGGCCAAAATCGACGCCGGCAAATCGCATCCGGTCTCCGGCAGGCCGCGCACGCGGCTGCGCCAGCGGTCGTGTCCGTTCATGCCGCCGAGCTTGACGAACTGCGACGCATCGAGGGCGGGCTCGGGAAACATTGCGCCGCCTTCGGCGCCGAGCCGACCCATCGCCAGGTTGAGGAGATCGTTGGCCCAGGTGGCCAGCGTGCCGAACGCGTTGTTGCATGTGCCAACGCGGGTGTAGACCACGCCGCGCGCCGCCGTGGCGAACTCGAGGGCCAGACGGCGGGTCACACTCGCGGCGATCCCGGTCATAGCTTCGGTGCGCTCGGGTGAGAACGACTGCAGCCGCAATGCGATCTCATCCCATCCGGTCGTGATCTGCCGCAACGCGATTGGGTCGATCCGTTTGGCTTCGAGCAGCGCGTACACCATGGCTAACAGGAAAGCGGCGTCGCCGCCGGGCCGAATGAAGACATGCTCGTCGGCGAGCTTCGCGGTCTCCGTAAAGCGGGGATCGACGATGACGATCTTGCCGCCGCGCTCGCGGATCGCACGCAGGCGGGCGCGCACGTCGGGCGTCACCATCGCGCTGCCCTGCGAGATAGCCGGGTTCGCCCCTACGCACAGGAAGTAGTCGGTGCGGTCGAGATCCGGCACCGGCATCACCATGGTGTTCCCGTAGAGATAGTAGGACGCGGCGAAGCGCGGTGACGTGTCCTGCGAGCCCGCGCCGGTGCGATTGCGGCTCCCGAGCGCGTTGAGAAACGACCCGAGCATGGTGATGCCGCTATAGTTGTGTACCAGCGGGTTGCCGAAGTAGACGGCGACGGCATCAGCGCCGTGGCGGGCGCGGATCTCACGCAGCCGCGAGCCCGCAAGCGCAAACGCCTCGTCCCACGACACCTCGTGAAAGCGCCTGTCCGGGCCGCGGCGCACGGGGCGGCGCAGCCGGTCGGGATCGTGATGAATGTCGGCGATGGCCATGCCTTTGGGACAGACGTAACCGTGCGAGTGTGGATCGTGCTCATCCGGCCGCACCGCGACGACGCGATTGCCCTCGACCTCGAACTTGAGGCCACATCCGGCCTCGCAGAGATTGCAGCTCCTCAGCACCGTCGTCGCCATGCGTTGTCCTCCCGTCGCTACGATCATCGAGCTTCCCGCAACTTTCACGCCGCCAGTTGCAAACGATGCCGCGCAGGGCGGCGCGGCCAGACGCGCCGTGCCATGTTGCAGCCGAGCAACGTCGCGTTGTGCACACACTACAGCGCGTGTCGGCCAAATGAAACGGGGTGCGGGCGAGCTGCCCGCACCCCGTTCGAGGTGCCGCTTGTGTAACGCAGCCTAGTGATGGATCGGCCGCAGGCGGATGCGAATCCGGCGCGTCTCGTTGCCTCGGACGCGGGCGATCCGGCGGCTCACGCTTGTGGTGCCCGCCTGCACCCGAGTGACGACGACTTTGGCAAACCCGGTCGGCAAACCGTTGAGCGTGCAGTTGCCGTTGGCGTTGGTGTGAAAGTGCAGCCGCTTTCCTGTGCGCCCGCCGACGGTTCCAACGGCAGTATTGGCTGGCGTCGGATTCTGCACGGTGGTCAGCGCGACCACGTCGACGGAAATATCGTCGACCGGATTACCGTCGTCGTCGACATCGTTGATCGCGTTGCCATGGTTGTCTTCGATCTCGACCTCGACCTGGTTGGCGAAGTTCTTGACCTCAAGCTCAGTGGCCACGAGCGGTAGGGTGCTTGACGCCAACTTCACTTCGGCGAACTGGCCGACCATC is drawn from Deltaproteobacteria bacterium and contains these coding sequences:
- a CDS encoding molybdopterin-dependent oxidoreductase — encoded protein: MATTVLRSCNLCEAGCGLKFEVEGNRVVAVRPDEHDPHSHGYVCPKGMAIADIHHDPDRLRRPVRRGPDRRFHEVSWDEAFALAGSRLREIRARHGADAVAVYFGNPLVHNYSGITMLGSFLNALGSRNRTGAGSQDTSPRFAASYYLYGNTMVMPVPDLDRTDYFLCVGANPAISQGSAMVTPDVRARLRAIRERGGKIVIVDPRFTETAKLADEHVFIRPGGDAAFLLAMVYALLEAKRIDPIALRQITTGWDEIALRLQSFSPERTEAMTGIAASVTRRLALEFATAARGVVYTRVGTCNNAFGTLATWANDLLNLAMGRLGAEGGAMFPEPALDASQFVKLGGMNGHDRWRSRVRGLPETGCDLPASILAEEIETPGAGQVRAMVTVAGNPVLSTPNGRRLDRALEQIEFMVSVDLYINETTRHADLILPPCWSLAEDHSEPLSPSVSLRNAARWCPPVVQKEAGELADWEILLRLTEELGGGPTGMKWIDGPLRLASKLGWRYDPERTLDLLFRIGPHGDRFLPWKRGINLAHVKASPYGVDLGAAQPGFRHRLQTKDGKIHLVAAPLMDALARLEGELEQPHPSDEVLLIGRRELRTNNSWMHNVPSLVAGRDRCVLYVHPDDAARAGLRDSEPAMVESRVYSGIVPVRVTDEVMPGVVSLPHGWGHAASAAWQSVAGAHAGVSANDFTDDQRVESVVGQSILNGVPVRLRRVESGSVDRAA